A region of Maridesulfovibrio sp. DNA encodes the following proteins:
- a CDS encoding LysR family transcriptional regulator, producing MELRQLRYFVAVAEELHFGRAARRVHIAQPPFSQQIKALEEELGARLLERNSRKVRLTSEGRYFYKQAMDILAQVEEASSTVGRMAKGEYGNIRVGFMEIAMDSLLPEAVRSFSHRYPGVSVRLSQFGASIQLERIHTGELDVGFSTVYLHAMEGLSSVKLFSKKHVLAVPEDHIFTAQKSVSLSDIAGENLLMFPRTGQPDLYDSIMKAFASRGLVPKVRQEISGLSGASALISSGMGVTFLPDNSRVSRKGIAIVPISDEFPCMDIYMVWNREDYSNTAGVFMEWVADYFSVSGAFAGLVS from the coding sequence ATGGAATTAAGGCAGCTCAGATATTTTGTCGCTGTGGCCGAGGAATTACACTTTGGCCGTGCGGCCCGCAGGGTGCATATTGCCCAGCCTCCTTTTTCGCAGCAGATCAAGGCGCTGGAAGAGGAACTCGGCGCGCGTCTTCTGGAACGTAACAGCCGCAAAGTCCGGCTTACAAGCGAGGGCAGGTATTTTTACAAGCAGGCCATGGATATTCTGGCTCAGGTGGAGGAGGCTTCTTCAACAGTAGGCAGGATGGCCAAGGGAGAATACGGGAATATCAGGGTAGGTTTCATGGAGATTGCCATGGACAGCCTGCTGCCCGAAGCCGTGCGTTCCTTCAGCCACAGGTATCCCGGTGTCTCGGTTCGTTTAAGCCAGTTCGGGGCTTCCATCCAGTTGGAGAGGATTCATACCGGTGAACTTGATGTAGGTTTTTCAACTGTGTACCTGCATGCCATGGAAGGGCTTTCCTCGGTTAAGCTGTTTTCAAAAAAACATGTGCTTGCCGTGCCCGAAGATCATATCTTTACTGCTCAAAAAAGCGTATCATTGAGTGATATTGCAGGGGAGAATCTACTCATGTTTCCAAGAACCGGGCAGCCGGACCTTTATGATTCCATCATGAAGGCCTTTGCCTCAAGAGGGCTTGTTCCGAAAGTCAGGCAGGAAATCTCCGGACTCTCCGGAGCTTCAGCCCTGATTTCATCGGGCATGGGCGTAACATTTCTTCCTGATAACAGCCGTGTTTCCCGGAAAGGTATTGCCATTGTCCCTATCAGTGACGAGTTTCCCTGCATGGATATCTATATGGTTTGGAACAGGGAGGATTACTCCAACACGGCAGGGGTTTTCATGGAATGGGTTGCTGACTATTTTTCCGTGTCCGGTGCTTTTGCCGGACTGGTCAGCTGA